The genomic region TAGTCTTCTACTTTTAGATACTTAGagagttttctgatttttttcatagtCATAAGTAAGGCTTTGAGGACCTTATGATAGAGCTGCCACTTCACCTCTATGCCCTCTGTACTGGCCAACCCAGACCTCAGCCTCAGCTGGCCTGCTCTCCTTGGGCATAGGCCCATTCATAGCTCTTCAAAAGTGTTGCTGTTCCCCTGAGGTATTGGTGCTACCCAggtagtggaagtgtggagtcctaagcactggaccaccagggaattcccataaggaccACAGTCTTAATTGTGAACCATATTAAGAGATGTTGTTGGGGAGGAAAGACCCAGgagtggaaggaggagcctggaaaTGAACATCAGGAAGGGGAGCAATGTTGTTATGGTAACCCGCCTGTCCCTGCTCACAGTCCAGTTCGTTCTCCATTGGTGGCCACCTGTCCCCATGGCCCAGATACATCAGTGACCAGACCATTCTGCATAATCGAAAGCCCTGTTCAGATGACTACCGGAAGCGGGCAGGGTAAGCTAGGGTCAGCCTGATTGTGGATAGACTGGGCCCAGAAACAGCACAGGGATGTGTGCTGCCACAGTCCTGTGGGGCATGAGGGTCCGGCAGGGTGTCCATGGCACTCAGCTCACCACCCCCTGCAGTAGCTTGCAGCAGCCCCTGGGCATAACCAAGCCGAGGTACCTGGAGCAGCTTGAGAACTACCTGCGCAAGGAACTCCTCCTGCTGGACCTAAGCACGGATTCTGCCCAGGAACTAAAGCTGCAGGTCAGAACCACAGAAACCCTGTGGGGAAACCTTACTCACCAGGACTGGGCACTTCAGATTTTCTGCAGAGACCAGCCTTCCCCAGCTCTTTTGGGTTCCCCATTCCTGGTAAGAGAAATAGATTCTATGACAAAGCGTGAGCAAGCAAAGTGGCCAAGGTGGAACCAAAACTCTCCTGAGGCTTTGGCTTCTTGACCTGAGTAGGTGGCCTGGATACTGTCTCCAGTCCCTTCTGTGATCCCCAGCACCCACCTTGGGTCATTCAATATCAGTGAATGGAGCCTGAATCTTGACAGTTGGGCAAGCAGGGGTCATAAAATATCCACGAGCCCAGTCACACTAGCCCCAAGCTTGAGGAACTTAGCCAAAGCAGAGAGAAATCTGGATGTAACCTAGACTCTGATGCATATCAGGGAAGTAATCACCCAATTCCTGCTAAAACGGAAATGATGATGAGGAACACCGCAATTCTGACTTAGTCACTCACTGCCACAAGCATTTGCTGAGCACCATCTGTGCAAACTCTGGATGGGGCCTAGATATGGCCTCATGAGCTAAAGGGAACCTCGCCAACAAGGAAGCAGAAGCAGAGAAGGGCATCCAGCTTCATAGCAGTGGAACTAGGACTCAAACTCAGGGTGGGTTCAGGAGTCTGTGCTCATTCCAGTACACAATGTTGCTTCCAAATGCTTCCTGTGTGTCCAGGTAGGACAGGAAATCATGTCTCATTGGAGGCTGGAAAGCAAGGTTAGAGCCTAAAGTGCTGTAAATGGGGAGGGGTGTTGGTGAGAGGCCAAGCTGAAGCACAGTGAATGGAGGAGGTTGGCTGTCTGGAGAGCCAGAGAGGGGGTGCAGGTAGAGGGGGAGATGCTGACCCAGGTTGCCTGCCAGGTCTCCAGAGAGCAGTTTAGACGGATGGACTCAGCTCTCAGACTGTGCGAGACCCTAGTGGTGCCTGTGGCATTTATTTCAATGTGAATCTACTGGCAGCTTCATACTAGAACCCTTCTAAGTTGAGCAAAGAAACACTTAGGTCCCACTGAGGGTGGCAGCTATAGGCCAGGAGATGACAGTTTCCCTTTTCTTGCCAGCCTTACAGAGAGATCTTTGAATTCTTCATAGAGGACTTCAAAACTTACAAGCCATTGCTGTCCTCCATCAAGAATGCCTATGAggtgatgctgggtaagactgcAGCCTCTCTGCCTGGGCCGAGCCTGGAAGAGGCACAGAAGATCCAATTTTGATTTTCTGGGTTCTGCAGGGGCCTGGGGTACCTACAAACTGGGCTTTGAGGCCACCACGCCATCTTGCTTACACTCTTCTGTGATAAGGCACCCCAGGGCAACTGACTACCGCCCATTCTTGGAAGCGTGATGGGGCGGTGTCTATGGGAAACAGCGCATCTTTCCTGTTGAGACTGAAGCCCAGAAGGGAGCGTGTAGTTCAGGGAAGTGAGGGCGCTTCCCTCCCCAGGCTCAGGAGATGTTGGGCATGGCACAGCTGCAGAACTAAAATTGTACAGGGAAGGTGCCCAAGTGAGGCCCCGGTCCTCATCTGGCCTCTGCCCCTGGTTGCAAATCAAGTGCAGGAAGTTCTTAAGCAGGGAGTATAGACTTCTTTGAATGGGAGTATAGACCTCGAGTTTGCAAGGGACATAGTTGCTCACTGTGACCTCAAATCAGTGTCTGCTGGCTGTTTGTCCTCCATGGCCCCAAAGGGACTCCCCTACCTGTCCCTGCTTAGCCCACCAGAGGGAGAAAATTCGGGCTCTGGAGCCCCTGAAGGCCAAGCTGGTCACTGTGAATGAGGATTGCAATGAGAGGATCCTGGCCATGAGGGCTGAGGAGAGAGATGAAGTCTCCATgctgaagaaagagaagatgaatTTGCTAAAACTCATTGACAAGAAGAATGAGGAGAAGATCTCATTGCAGACTGAGGTGAAAAGGGAGTAATGTGGTGCCCAACTCACTGAATTCCTGCCACCCCACCCTAGGGGTGACCTTGAGGCCTTTGGCACTGGCGTGACCCCCTGGCTCTCTCCACCCTTCTACCTGGAATGACATACAGAGCCACCACCTGCTCCCAAACCCCGCTTCCACATGTTGTCCTCCTCCTTGGCCCAGGACTGCCTCAGTGTGGCCCTCAGTGCTAGCAGAGTCCTACTCCTTGGCTGCCAGACTTTCTCCACAGGAGGAAGCTTCGGCACTTTGACAGGAACAACCagtctcctccccttcctccctttcttGTTCCCAGGCCCTGGTAGGGCCGCCCAGCACCCACCCATCCGCTGTGGTGACGAGCTGTCCAGAGACGGCCCCTGACCACAAAGCCATCTCCCCAACAGGTGACCAAACTGAGGAAGAACCTGGCTGAGGAGTATCTGCACTACCTCAGCGAGAGAGATGCCCGCAAGATCCTCATCGCAGACCTGAATGAGCTACGCTACCAGCGGGAAGACATGTCACTAGCCCAGTCCCCAGGTAAGCCTGATGTGGGTTTCTGCCCTGCTGGAGGAGTCTGATTCTCACCACTCACTCCCATGTATTCATTGCTCCTGATATCTGCTCGTTCCATGCTCACTCCCAGTGAGAGATGTTCCTGCTGCCACCAGGGTCTGTGGATCTTCTGAGCTGGCCTGAGAATCACAGACTTCTTGTTTATGTAGGAAACAATCGCTGGCAGTTGAGGCAACCTAGACTACCCAAGGGCTGCACAGGCCTGGGACTCCATGTCCCGGGCTTCTCTATTTAAGCTCAAAATTCTACAGTGGTAGCATGATGGAAAGACCCAGTGGTTCCCATGCTGGGAGAGCCGGAAGACCTGGGACATGCCCTGAGGGACACTCAACCCTGTCCTGGGCTACAGGCCCCAGAGCCAGGGTGATGCGAGCTGGTGGGCCTCCTGGCAGGTGTCTGGGGGGAGGACCCCGTGAAGCTAACAGTGGCTCTGAAGATGGCCCGGCAAGACCTGACCCGCACACAGATGGAACTCAATACCATGAAGGCCAACTTTGGAGATGTGGTGCCCAGGAGGGACTTTGAAATGCAGGAGAAGACCCTCAAGGAACTGCAGGAGCAGGTGCTGGTGGGCAGGCAGGGCAGGGTAGGGCCACACAGGTGGGTAGCAAGGACCAATCACCCTGCCCACAGCTGGAGAGCCTGAGAGACGACTACGAAGAGGTCCGCAAGGAGCATGAGATGCTGCTGCAGTTGCACATGAGTACACTGAAGGAGCGGGACCAGTTCTACTCCGAGCTGCAGGAGATCCAGCGCACCTCCACACCACGACCAGACTGGTCCAAGTGTGAAGGTAACGCTGGCCCTTGGGGCCCTAGGGACTGCACAAGTGTGTGGTCTGGACTccagctccctccccaacccctgcagATGTGGTGGCTGGAGGACGAGATCGCTGGCACATGCTGGCCGAGGGCAAGAACAGCGACCAGCTGGTAGACGTGCTCCTGGAGGAGATTGGAGAGGGGCTGCTCCGGGAGAAAGACTTCTTCACTGGTCTGGTAGGGGAGTCCCTGGGCTCGGGGAATAGCCAGGCCTCACTGCTGAGAAAATTGAGGTTCTGGGGGAAAGATGTGGGGCTCTGCCCTGCTTGGTGGGGCTACAGCTGGGCCCAGAGATGAGCTGACATGGTTCCTTTCAGGGCTATGGGGAATCCATTCCCCCTTTCCTTCGGTTTGATGGCATGGTGGAGAACAAGAAGCCAACCAAGAAGGAAGTGGTAAAACTCCTCAAGAATGCCTGGAAGGAACGTATCACTGAGGAGCAGGTCAGATCTCTCCAACTGTTTTAGCCCGGCATGGCCGCCTGAGTCCTCCGGCGGTGGAGGGTGGATGCAGACAGGGGCGGGGGGTGTTCCCTCGAAGCACTAGGGAACTGGGAGGAAGGCCAACCAAGCAGTCTTCCCCCCACCCTGCAGAAAGAGAAGTTCCCagatttcttcttcagtttcctgGAGCGCCACTTTGGGCCTGGTGATGCCATGGCCTGGGCTTACACCATCTTTGAATATATCAAGCTCTTCCATACCAATGAAGTCATGAGTCAGTTCTATGCAGTCTTGATGGGAAAGGTAAGCTTGGGCCTGGCTCTCTACCCTTTGTCCCCAGCATAGGCCAGCTCTGTCCCTATTCCTCTAGGAAACAGCAAGATAGTCAATGCTTCCTCCCATAGAGGAAAGAGAGTGTGTACATCAAGCAGATGGAGACCATAGCACAGCTGCTGAAGGAGATGACAAACATTGACAGCCAGAATGAGGGGCTACTAACCGTGGAGCAGTTAAGGTGAGAGACCAGTTGGGTCACCCCAAACTCCAGCCCAACATGCCGTCTGGCCtggttcccagtgcagggggaaggggagcctggtgggaaaaGGCCAGAACCTCAAGGCATGCTGCCCTTCTGAGCACTAGTAGGACTGGCAGAGGGGTGCAGGAAGATGGGTAAGCAGGCCTCTGCCAGGCCCATCAGCCCTCATGTCTCCCTACAGTACTGTCCTCAGGAGCGCCTTCCCCTTTAAGAAGGATGAGAGAATTCAGGAGTTAATGGAGACAGCGGGCTGGCATCCCAGCATCAGCAATGCAGACTTGCTCGACTACCGCATGTTGTTTATGGAGGTGGGTCGGGGCCCAGGAACTTGCCCAGCCCCGACCTAGCCTCTGCCTAGACTCTAGCCCGTGTATCTTCACCCTGCCTTGTGGCCCCTTCCCAGGATGAGGAGGGCCAGAGCGTGCCCTTTGTGCAAAAGCTGTGGGAACAGTACACGGTGGAAAAGGATGAATACTTAAATGAGTTAAAGCAGGAGCTGGGCCTGGAACTGTGAGTAATCCTGGGGCCCACAGGCTCATCCAGTCATAGGCAAGTCCTGCAGGCTGGGCCACAAAGTAGCACCTCCAGCCCCTGGGTCTCCCTAAGCACCAAGCTTGCTGCTGGGCCTTACATACCACTCAAGCCTAGGAGAGGACATCCTGGGGTCTGGGTAGAGAGCAGAGGGTCAaggtctgtctctctctttctttgtggGACAGCAAAGAGGAGGTGACCCTACCCAAGGTACGTGAGGCCCTGATGAACATTGACCCCAGCCTGGACAAGCAGACCCTGAACCACTATCTGAGGCAGGCCTTCCAGCTCCCCATGACAGAAATGCCAGAGGAGGGCGAGGAAAGGGAAGAGGGCATTGTGACACAGCTCCAGACTGCACTAGAACAGCTTCAGATGAGTGACATTAGGCGTATGGGGCCTCGGGAGCAGGAACCTGCAAGCTAAGGCCACCGGAGCAGCCTAAGTGCTCCCATCCTGCTAACCTCTGATTGTTGTTATAAAATTCTTTGTCTGAACCCATGCTATTCTCTAGGTTATGCTGGGGAGTCAAGGGGAGGGGCTTGGTCCCTGCCTGGCTGTCCCACGACATGCATCAAAACACAACATATTCTGTTTGTGACACTTTATTGAtgctgaggggtggggaggaagcctAGAAGTGTATGTGGGGCCAAGCAACCCCAGGTAGGGACAGAGCAGGTATGGGTCCTGGTCCCTACTGGGTAGGGAAGACAGAGTTGCCACTAAAGGCACAAGGGATGAGCAGCTGCCGGTACTCCAGGGGCAGGTGCCGCTCCACGAGCACATGCAGGGAGACTCGGTCAGTGACCAGGCCCTGCCTGCAGCAGAGGACAAAGAATGAGAGAATCAGCACCAGCATTCCCACACCCAGCACCTCCCTGCTTCCATCCGCTTACCTTCGCAACAGCAGCTCCAGGTCCTCTGGCCTCACAGTCTTGCGCCCAGCATGAGCAGCAAATACCTCCAAGTCTTCACAAAGATGCTCGAAGTACTTGTCCAGGCTGCCAGGAAGGTTGGGGTAGGACAGACTGTTCATGATCTGAGGGACTCCTCTCCTCAACCTAAATGTCAAGGACTCACCACTTTTCCACCATCTCCACAGCCTTCTTCTCCATGGGCATCTTAGCATAGAAGCTAAAGAGTTTTGCATAGTGGTTCAGTCCAGCTTTGTAGGGATCTTGACGGGGTCTGGAGCCAGGGATTCGGGGCCTGGGAGGAATCCTGGCCGACAGACGCTTTGGGAGTTCTGAAGGTAAGCTGGAGACAAGAAGTGAACAGAGTTAAGCTAAATGCTCCCTTAAGAGGCCCCTAATCAAAGATAAGTCTTGCTGGCTCCTGCCAAGATTGGGGTCCTTGTGCTCCTTGGCCAGCCTGGGCCTACAGTTCCAACCAATTCTGGGGGGCAATGGAGATGCAGGGCTATGTAGAAGCCTGGTCTTTCCCTGGGGACCTGATGCTCCACAAACTGGACACAATGTCCCGTCTCACCTCATCATACAAACCACTACTCGCTCAGGCCCATGATCCTCTGGCTATGGCACAGacacccctcctcccctgccccaccaccaGCCCATTGCTACCTGTCCCATTCTGCTaatcctcctccaggaagccttctctgactaCTTATTAGCCCAGGTACTTCCCCCTGGCCAGGCTCTTCTAAGCCCCTGCAAGCAGCACGGGATGACAGATGTGCTCTCAGTGACCCTGCCCAGCCCACCTCAGGGTGCTCTACTGGGTAACCTCTGCATATGTACAGGAAGAGTAATAACCCTATGGTGCCCAATGCCAACTTCAGTGCCTACCCCCTTCTAAGAGGCCCGTGTGGAACAGGGTCATGGGATCTTACACTGCAGTGCTTGGTGGTGGAGCTGGCTCAGGAAACTGAAGTCGCCTGGCCTGAAGCAACTCTGGAGTGCTGGGTGCCAATTGTGGACTTGCTGCAGAGGAAGCGCAGGGTTATAGGAGGCTCAGGCCTGACCATCTCACCCAACCCTGAAGGCCTGCAGCTCCCTTATCCTGTTCTTTGATGGTTCCATCTAGCTCCGGCCAAGCAAGGTGCCCTTCACAGAGTTTCCCTGGCCCCAGACTACCTGAGCCCAGAAACACAAGCCAGGTTAAGTCCCTCCTCCCAGGCCAGGAACACAGCTGTCACTTACCCACCCACTCCCTGATCCCTCCACTGGGCCCCTTACCTGACCTACCAGAGGTGTCTTCATCCTCTGAAGATCCTTCTGGCTCCTTGGCCTCAATAGCCCCCAAGGATCCCACTGCTTCTGTCACCTCTGTGTGTccttcaggctcttctgcccTGGCAGAGTCTTGTTCTTCTGCTGCCTTCTCCACTTCCCTCACACTCATGCTTTCTTCCATACTTTCCTCTGCTTCCTCACCTACTCCATTCTGTAAGGGCTCTACGCCATCTTCTCCAGAGATACTGCTGGTGTTTGGAAAGCCCATAGCAAGGGCATCAACCTCCTCCACCTTTCTTGCCAGAAGCTGGGCTGGTTTCCCAGGACCTGAATCTAGGGAACAGAATACACACTAGCGAAGCAGTAGGCTGGGGCTGTAGCTCTGCGAAGGGTAAAGATGGAGTAGTAAAACCCAGCCTAGCCCATCAAGGAGGGAAGAAGGCCAGAGGCAGAACCAGGGCACTGGTTTGGAGTATCCTGGCCTGACACTGACTTTGCTATTGAATGAATGGATCAAGAGCCCTCCAAAGGGACTTGCGGGAGGGGGAGGGCATACCTATGGGCCTGAGGAGGGAAAACCACCAATGCCAATTCTTGCTCAAGCTAGGCTTGACTCCAGGGCGCATGCCCCACATACTCACGGTTGTTTTGAAGTCCAGGCCCACTGCTCCGTGTCCTGCGACTGGCAGCCCCCTCCACTTCTTTTGTCCCAGAGTGAGAGGGACAAGGCAGGGAGTGGTGTACACTGGGGGAATGGTCagccaagggctgggagaagggctgGGTGTCCTCCAACACTATGTCCGTTGGCACAGTAGCAACAGGAGTTCTGTGGCTCTCACCTGGAAATCAAAGGCCAGGTGGCACTCAGAATTTTGCCCACCTGCCGCTACCCAGTCACCAGGGCCTAAGTAGTAGGTCTATGAGTCTGCCCAAGTGGCCCTCAGAAAGAGAAGACTACTTAGCATTCAGCTTAATCTTCCTTCCATAGCTCTCCTTGCTTACCTCCCTGCTCCTCAGCCTGGcattcccaggctccagagctcaAAAAAGTGAGTTTGCCCCACTCAAACTGCTCACCCATGCCTCTATTCTCCACTTCTCAGTCAGATCCCTCTGCCAGAAACCCTTCTCTTGCCATGATGAACTTCATTTGTTTTCTGGAATCAGGCTCCCAGGTCAGCTCTGGCTGACCAGCTGATCCTGAAACTTAGCCCTTTTCAATCTTCCAATAAGCTCCAGCCACCATATCACACCCCTTTCCTACCCTCAGTCCTATAGCTTCTTCAAGGATACAGGGTTCTGGAAGACTGGACTAAGGAGGGACTAAGAGGGACTAAGAGGGACTGGACTAAGAGGGACTAAGATTGGACCCATAAGATAAGTGGCAACTTGTGGAAAGAAACCAGGAAGTCCTCCTAGATCTACTGGCCAGGACTGCTCACCATTCCTGACACAAAGGAGAGAGAAGCAACCCTGGACTCAACAGCACCTCCCATCAATCATGGGGTGGAAGATTTCCCCATCAACTAGAAGAGGAAAATCTCAACCTTACCTGGAGGAGCCACAGGAAAGGAAGTATCTCGCAGATCCTGCAAAAATGTATCCACATCTACCACTCGGCGAGTAGGAGGTCTGCGAGCTAAACCAGGCCTCTTCACTGATTGTGGCTGGACAGGCACGGCAAAGGTCAAGTTGAGAGAGCTGACGGGAGGGATAAGGCACAAAGGAAAGTCAGGTACCTGAGGCCTAACCCCCTTCCCCCGCTCCAGAAATTCCCCCCAACTCCCTTGGTGCTCTCTTCTCTTAGAACAGCCACCATGCTGGGGCATGGAGGAATATGGTCAAATTCCCTCCTAGTCAGCACCTCCTTTCCCAAACCTCTCTCCCAGCAATTCCCAGAATAAATAGGCAACAGCACCTGGTGAGGGAAGAGGCATCAGCATTCTCACGAGGCTCTACAGAAGATGTAAAAAGAAACCATAAGTTACCAGGCCTCTCAGGCCTCCTCAGTCTCTCCAGAGGACAGAGAGGGTGGCCACAGGTGTTGTCCTGGACCTCACCTTGGGAAAGATGCCCCCAGTCCATTCCTTGTTGAAACTCTGACAACCTCAGCCTCTGCTTCCTTCTGCCAGGAGCCAGCAGACCTGGAGCCAGGGTTGTGGGGGGCTCAAGTTCAGGAAGTTGCAGCTCCAGGCTACAAGGATGGAGCTTATCTCAGACAGACTAGGACACCCAATTCTGGCTCTCGGGGGCCCCCCAAGAGACTCCCTGACCAATAATGCCCCCAACAGCCCAGTCCAAGGGGAGAATTGACTGTACCTGCCCCGACTGCTTTCCCGTCTGGAAGGCTGGACAACCTGTGGTGATGGCACCAGCTTCACCACTGCCTCTGGCATCACAATGGAAGATTCTGGAGCTGtagaaatagcaaggagaggacttcccaggtggtgcagttggtaagaatctgcctgccaatgcaggggacacaggttcgatctctggtcgggaaaattccacatgctgtgcagcaacTAACCCTGACtggcacaactactgaagcccatgcaccctagagcctgtgctctgcagtaagagaaaccactgcaatgagaaacccacgcaCTGCAATAAAGAGTAGCCTGCACTTgctgcgactagagaaagcccacacacagcaatgaagactcattgcaaccaaaaataaagagataGCAAAGAGAGCATGAAGCTGGCAGGGCAG from Muntiacus reevesi chromosome 2, mMunRee1.1, whole genome shotgun sequence harbors:
- the CENPT gene encoding centromere protein T isoform X1, which codes for MADNFSPDSEPTTRTLLRRVLDTADPRTPRRARSTRSGAQRDLLETPSSRRLRSQTKMTARRRSHTARSVDSLARVQASGHLEEQTPRTLLKNIILTAPESSIVMPEAVVKLVPSPQVVQPSRRESSRGSLELQLPELEPPTTLAPGLLAPGRRKQRLRLSEFQQGMDWGHLSQEPRENADASSLTSSLNLTFAVPVQPQSVKRPGLARRPPTRRVVDVDTFLQDLRDTSFPVAPPGESHRTPVATVPTDIVLEDTQPFSQPLADHSPSVHHSLPCPSHSGTKEVEGAASRRTRSSGPGLQNNHSGPGKPAQLLARKVEEVDALAMGFPNTSSISGEDGVEPLQNGVGEEAEESMEESMSVREVEKAAEEQDSARAEEPEGHTEVTEAVGSLGAIEAKEPEGSSEDEDTSASPQLAPSTPELLQARRLQFPEPAPPPSTAVLPSELPKRLSARIPPRPRIPGSRPRQDPYKAGLNHYAKLFSFYAKMPMEKKAVEMVEKCLDKYFEHLCEDLEVFAAHAGRKTVRPEDLELLLRRQGLVTDRVSLHVLVERHLPLEYRQLLIPCAFSGNSVFPTQ
- the CENPT gene encoding centromere protein T isoform X2, translated to MTARRRSHTARSVDSLARVQASGHLEEQTPRTLLKNIILTAPESSIVMPEAVVKLVPSPQVVQPSRRESSRGSLELQLPELEPPTTLAPGLLAPGRRKQRLRLSEFQQGMDWGHLSQEPRENADASSLTSSLNLTFAVPVQPQSVKRPGLARRPPTRRVVDVDTFLQDLRDTSFPVAPPGESHRTPVATVPTDIVLEDTQPFSQPLADHSPSVHHSLPCPSHSGTKEVEGAASRRTRSSGPGLQNNHSGPGKPAQLLARKVEEVDALAMGFPNTSSISGEDGVEPLQNGVGEEAEESMEESMSVREVEKAAEEQDSARAEEPEGHTEVTEAVGSLGAIEAKEPEGSSEDEDTSASPQLAPSTPELLQARRLQFPEPAPPPSTAVLPSELPKRLSARIPPRPRIPGSRPRQDPYKAGLNHYAKLFSFYAKMPMEKKAVEMVEKCLDKYFEHLCEDLEVFAAHAGRKTVRPEDLELLLRRQGLVTDRVSLHVLVERHLPLEYRQLLIPCAFSGNSVFPTQ
- the TSNAXIP1 gene encoding translin-associated factor X-interacting protein 1, yielding MLKKEKMNLLKLIDKKNEEKISLQTEVTKLRKNLAEEYLHYLSERDARKILIADLNELRYQREDMSLAQSPGVWGEDPVKLTVALKMARQDLTRTQMELNTMKANFGDVVPRRDFEMQEKTLKELQEQLESLRDDYEEVRKEHEMLLQLHMSTLKERDQFYSELQEIQRTSTPRPDWSKCEDVVAGGRDRWHMLAEGKNSDQLVDVLLEEIGEGLLREKDFFTGLGYGESIPPFLRFDGMVENKKPTKKEVVKLLKNAWKERITEEQKEKFPDFFFSFLERHFGPGDAMAWAYTIFEYIKLFHTNEVMSQFYAVLMGKRKESVYIKQMETIAQLLKEMTNIDSQNEGLLTVEQLSTVLRSAFPFKKDERIQELMETAGWHPSISNADLLDYRMLFMEDEEGQSVPFVQKLWEQYTVEKDEYLNELKQELGLELKEEVTLPKVREALMNIDPSLDKQTLNHYLRQAFQLPMTEMPEEGEEREEGIVTQLQTALEQLQMSDIRRMGPREQEPAS